In Mangrovivirga cuniculi, the following proteins share a genomic window:
- the accC gene encoding acetyl-CoA carboxylase biotin carboxylase subunit: MKKINKVLIANRGEIALRIIRSLKEIDVKTVAIYSEADRNALHVREADEAVLLGPPPSNQSYLLGDKIIEVCKDLKVDAIHPGYGFLSENANFARSVNSAGIIFIGPSPESIEVMGDKISAKNAVTKFDIPLVPGTKDAITDVEEAKKKAEDIGYPILIKASAGGGGKGMRIVESADDFESQMKLAVSEATSAFGDGSVFIEKFITSPRHIEIQILGDTHGNIVHLFERECSIQRRHQKVIEEAPSAVLTPEIREKMGQAAIGVAKACNYFGAGTVEFIVDDKLNFYFLEMNTRLQVEHPVTEMITGIDLVKEQVRIAEGNELPFKQEDLSINGHSLEVRVYAEDPKNNFLPDIGKLKSYRRPQGPGVRVDDGFEEGMDIPIYYDPMIAKLVTHAADREKAIERMIRAIDEYNITGIETTLGFCKYVLKHDAFTSGNFDTKFIDNHYTPDVLESELTDEEIELASAFAAKIMNENKKKSTEKTAGQNGNTISPWRKRNQQF, encoded by the coding sequence ATGAAAAAGATAAATAAAGTACTAATTGCAAATCGCGGGGAAATCGCCCTTAGAATTATCCGTTCTCTTAAGGAAATTGATGTAAAAACAGTAGCTATTTATTCAGAAGCTGACAGAAACGCTCTTCACGTAAGAGAAGCTGATGAAGCTGTTTTACTCGGGCCTCCTCCATCCAATCAGTCTTATTTATTAGGAGACAAGATCATTGAAGTTTGTAAAGACCTGAAAGTTGACGCAATACATCCGGGGTATGGTTTCCTTTCTGAAAATGCCAATTTCGCAAGAAGTGTCAATAGTGCTGGAATCATCTTTATTGGCCCGTCTCCAGAATCAATTGAGGTAATGGGTGATAAAATCTCTGCAAAAAATGCAGTTACAAAATTTGACATCCCATTAGTGCCGGGAACAAAAGATGCTATTACTGATGTAGAAGAAGCTAAGAAAAAAGCTGAAGACATCGGATATCCTATCCTAATTAAAGCCAGTGCCGGTGGTGGTGGTAAAGGAATGAGAATCGTTGAGTCTGCAGATGATTTTGAATCTCAAATGAAACTTGCGGTTAGCGAAGCTACTTCTGCCTTTGGCGATGGTTCTGTTTTTATTGAAAAATTCATCACTTCGCCTCGCCATATCGAGATACAGATACTGGGTGATACACATGGAAATATTGTCCACCTCTTCGAACGGGAATGTTCGATCCAGCGAAGACACCAAAAAGTCATAGAAGAGGCTCCTTCAGCAGTCCTTACCCCTGAAATAAGAGAAAAAATGGGCCAGGCAGCCATAGGAGTTGCCAAGGCATGTAATTACTTCGGAGCAGGAACTGTAGAGTTCATTGTTGATGATAAATTAAATTTCTATTTCCTGGAAATGAACACTCGTCTCCAGGTTGAGCATCCGGTGACAGAAATGATCACAGGAATTGACCTGGTTAAAGAACAGGTAAGGATAGCAGAAGGTAACGAACTACCATTTAAACAGGAAGATCTTTCTATTAATGGACATTCTCTTGAAGTAAGGGTGTATGCTGAGGATCCGAAAAACAACTTCCTTCCTGACATTGGAAAGCTTAAGTCGTACAGAAGGCCCCAGGGTCCCGGTGTTCGTGTAGACGATGGGTTTGAAGAAGGCATGGATATTCCGATCTATTATGATCCAATGATCGCTAAACTAGTCACTCATGCTGCAGACAGGGAGAAAGCCATTGAACGAATGATCAGGGCAATTGATGAATACAATATCACTGGTATTGAAACTACACTTGGATTCTGTAAATACGTATTAAAACACGATGCTTTCACGTCAGGTAATTTCGATACAAAATTCATCGATAATCATTATACCCCGGATGTCCTTGAAAGTGAGTTGACTGATGAGGAGATCGAACTTGCATCAGCTTTCGCAGCAAAGATCATGAACGAAAATAAAAAGAAATCGACTGAAAAGACAGCCGGCCAAAACGGAAATACGATTAGTCCCTGGAGAAAAAGAAACCAACAGTTTTAA
- a CDS encoding DUF1015 domain-containing protein gives MADILPIRAWRYNDAKAADLEDLSAPLFDVVSKAQREQLYKNPYNSIHLSVPLGPNPAANALKKLNEWKAEEVIKLDTVPGIYVYYQYFKLHGENKEYVRKGFICNIRIYDWDDKENINSPDAILRHENTIPDAVNDRIELLEATEIQASPTHGLYSDKEYQLEKYMDEAIQHPIAETEDYQGVKDVLGVIHDYDIIKKFVEVLKTRAVILADGHHRYEGALSYYKKRKAENPNHDGSEPYNFHMMYLTNIESDDLRILPTHRLISGLQSFDKEEILEKAAEWFIIKPVDNAFDIGEVILGKPWAFGLVFKNQTVKIRLKPEMIDKIEWKFPDIVKKLDLTVLHYFFIEKVLGIPGKEQRKSPNITFERNFTSCINSVTTGQAQCALITQELSVEDVKKVCYSGYTLPQKSTYFYPKTVSGFLFGSLKENEFYTTPRISF, from the coding sequence ATGGCAGACATACTTCCTATCCGTGCCTGGAGATACAATGATGCAAAGGCTGCTGATCTTGAAGATTTAAGTGCTCCTTTGTTTGACGTTGTTTCTAAAGCACAAAGAGAACAGCTATATAAAAATCCGTATAATAGTATTCACCTTTCGGTTCCTTTAGGACCGAACCCTGCAGCTAATGCACTTAAGAAATTAAATGAGTGGAAAGCAGAGGAAGTGATTAAACTGGATACTGTTCCGGGAATCTATGTTTATTATCAATACTTCAAACTGCACGGAGAAAATAAGGAATACGTACGAAAAGGCTTTATTTGTAATATCAGGATTTATGACTGGGATGACAAAGAAAACATCAATAGCCCCGATGCAATTCTAAGGCATGAAAACACGATTCCCGATGCAGTAAATGACCGGATCGAATTGCTGGAAGCCACAGAAATACAGGCCAGTCCTACACACGGATTGTACTCAGATAAGGAGTATCAACTGGAAAAATATATGGATGAAGCTATCCAGCATCCAATTGCTGAAACTGAAGATTACCAGGGTGTTAAAGATGTGCTTGGGGTAATTCACGATTATGATATCATTAAAAAATTTGTGGAAGTTTTAAAAACTCGTGCGGTTATCCTGGCAGATGGTCATCATCGGTATGAAGGCGCTTTATCTTACTACAAAAAGAGAAAGGCAGAAAATCCAAATCATGATGGTAGTGAACCTTATAATTTCCACATGATGTATCTAACTAACATAGAGTCAGATGATTTAAGGATACTCCCAACCCATCGGTTGATTAGTGGTTTGCAAAGTTTTGATAAGGAAGAAATTCTTGAAAAAGCGGCCGAATGGTTTATCATTAAACCAGTAGATAATGCATTTGATATTGGTGAGGTAATCCTCGGAAAGCCCTGGGCATTTGGCCTCGTTTTCAAAAATCAGACCGTAAAAATCAGGTTAAAACCTGAAATGATAGATAAAATCGAATGGAAATTCCCTGATATCGTAAAAAAACTGGATCTCACCGTTCTGCATTATTTCTTTATTGAAAAAGTTCTCGGTATCCCCGGAAAGGAACAAAGAAAAAGTCCAAACATCACATTCGAAAGAAATTTCACTTCCTGTATCAATTCCGTCACTACGGGTCAAGCTCAATGCGCATTAATCACTCAGGAACTTTCTGTGGAAGATGTAAAAAAAGTATGTTATAGTGGATATACACTCCCACAAAAGTCAACATATTTTTACCCTAAAACAGTCAGTGGTTTTTTATTCGGCTCATTAAAAGAAAATGAATTTTACACGACCCCTCGTATTAGCTTCTAG
- a CDS encoding Maf family protein: MNFTRPLVLASRSPRRKQLIEDLGLKVIIKPTDIDESYPADLDPFLVPEFLANKKADAISEVNNEEVVLTGDTVVILEGEILEKPSDKKHAIEMLRLLSGKKHYVVSGICLKDKDKRISASSVTSVWFKELSDDEIHYYIDNYEPFDKAGAYGIQEWIGMVGVEKIEGSYFNVVGFPVHLIYEILSEFK, from the coding sequence ATGAATTTTACACGACCCCTCGTATTAGCTTCTAGATCACCAAGGAGGAAACAACTCATCGAAGACCTGGGGTTGAAAGTTATTATCAAACCCACAGATATCGATGAGTCTTATCCAGCGGATCTGGATCCGTTTCTGGTTCCTGAGTTTCTGGCCAATAAAAAAGCCGATGCCATCTCTGAGGTAAATAATGAAGAGGTAGTTCTCACTGGTGATACGGTAGTAATACTTGAAGGGGAAATTCTGGAAAAGCCTTCTGATAAAAAACACGCTATAGAAATGCTTCGGCTACTATCCGGAAAAAAGCATTATGTGGTGAGCGGAATTTGTTTAAAAGATAAAGATAAAAGAATTTCTGCCTCATCAGTTACTTCTGTCTGGTTTAAAGAGTTATCTGATGATGAGATTCATTATTACATCGATAATTACGAACCATTTGATAAAGCAGGAGCCTATGGAATTCAGGAATGGATAGGAATGGTTGGTGTAGAAAAAATCGAAGGTAGTTATTTTAATGTGGTTGGGTTTCCGGTACATCTCATCTACGAAATTCTCAGTGAATTTAAATAA
- a CDS encoding efflux RND transporter periplasmic adaptor subunit: MAKRTNNKTLIIRLLVLLVVVIGVVILLKKFNVIGGPDAEKVEVSDAEQRTITQRVGATGVVQPVTEIKISPEVSGEIIELHVIEGQKVKKGDLLAELRRDNFELALNRTVANLNQQRASLKASESNMIKAKANLDRAKQDYERNKKLYDQQVISDAEWQNAENSYQAAVQDYEAAQKNVEAARYNVASFQATVSDARENLSLTKIFAPQDGTISKLSVEEGETVVGTNQMAGTEMMILANLNNMEVRVDVNENDIIRISKNDTVEIEVDAYSHLDRMFNGVVTQIANTAKEKVSADAVTEFEVRILILNESYDDLPVEAEGLSPFRPGMTASVEIITETVNDALSIPIAAVTTRSDKPKYGKKKEEEKESKKEEEEKEKSKKIEEIVFVYDETTNEVSKRQVETGISDFEFIQVTKGLKKGEKVVSGPFIAVSKNLEDGDLVAVSNKGGKDDKNLAKVDE, from the coding sequence ATGGCAAAGCGCACTAACAACAAAACACTGATAATCAGGTTACTGGTACTACTGGTTGTCGTGATAGGAGTAGTTATTCTCCTAAAGAAATTTAATGTCATCGGTGGACCTGATGCTGAAAAAGTAGAAGTTTCTGATGCTGAACAAAGAACTATTACTCAACGAGTAGGAGCTACAGGGGTAGTTCAACCTGTAACGGAAATAAAAATAAGCCCTGAAGTTTCAGGAGAGATTATCGAACTACACGTGATTGAAGGTCAAAAAGTGAAAAAAGGTGATCTCCTGGCTGAATTACGTAGAGATAATTTTGAGTTAGCACTTAACCGTACCGTAGCCAATCTTAATCAACAAAGAGCTAGTTTAAAGGCTTCTGAATCAAATATGATTAAAGCCAAGGCTAATCTCGATCGCGCTAAGCAGGATTACGAAAGAAATAAAAAGTTATATGATCAGCAGGTGATTTCAGATGCAGAATGGCAAAATGCGGAAAATAGTTACCAGGCTGCTGTCCAGGATTATGAGGCTGCACAAAAAAATGTAGAAGCTGCACGGTATAATGTGGCAAGTTTTCAGGCTACAGTTAGTGATGCACGTGAAAACCTTAGTCTTACCAAGATCTTTGCTCCACAAGATGGTACTATTTCTAAGTTAAGTGTTGAAGAAGGAGAAACTGTCGTAGGTACTAATCAGATGGCAGGTACCGAAATGATGATCCTTGCCAATCTCAATAATATGGAGGTCAGGGTAGATGTGAATGAAAATGATATTATTAGAATATCTAAAAATGATACAGTTGAAATAGAGGTTGATGCATATTCTCACCTGGACAGAATGTTTAATGGTGTGGTAACTCAGATTGCGAATACAGCAAAAGAAAAAGTGAGTGCTGATGCTGTGACAGAATTTGAAGTGAGGATTTTGATCCTTAATGAATCTTATGATGATTTACCGGTAGAAGCTGAAGGATTGTCTCCATTCAGGCCTGGTATGACCGCATCCGTTGAAATCATTACTGAAACGGTAAATGATGCATTAAGTATTCCGATCGCTGCAGTAACTACACGAAGTGATAAGCCAAAATATGGCAAGAAAAAGGAAGAAGAAAAGGAAAGCAAGAAAGAGGAAGAAGAAAAAGAAAAGTCTAAAAAAATAGAAGAGATCGTTTTTGTCTATGATGAAACTACCAATGAGGTTTCCAAACGTCAGGTAGAAACGGGCATTAGCGACTTCGAGTTTATCCAGGTAACAAAGGGCCTGAAGAAGGGAGAGAAAGTAGTAAGCGGCCCATTTATTGCTGTGTCTAAGAATCTTGAAGATGGAGACCTGGTAGCGGTAAGCAATAAAGGTGGAAAGGATGATAAAAATTTAGCAAAGGTGGATGAATAA
- a CDS encoding TolC family protein: MKRILTLLFLFSLTVAGRAQSQSDTLWTLEECIAYAVQNNIDVQISRLNIAESEASVKNIWYDNLPSLSIGGSYGSQWGRSIDPTTNEFTTDQLNTAGVSANAQWIIYAGLRTMRSYQQSKTNLQVSEYDYERAKNELSLNVANLFLNVIFNKEIVESAEIVLESSQQQYERTKRMVEVGSVAKSEELQLASQVATNELQLIQARNDLQYSKLLLKQALRIESDVPFDIVVPELDADRYQTAIVNKNEIYQAAVDSLPDLRSAELSLESAEYGLKIARGGLHPTLSLSANYGTNFSSSFQDQFPEFDFGRQFEEFRNYAVRASINIPIFSNWDTRFNIQRSKIAKNRAELTYQNEQLRIRQEIEQASNDVAAARLAFDAAEKARAAAEEAYRMAQNQASAGAINAVDLAIAQSNYVQAQNDLTRNKYDYIFKLKVLDYYQGKRIEL; the protein is encoded by the coding sequence ATGAAAAGGATACTTACCCTGTTATTTTTATTTTCTTTAACTGTAGCTGGTCGGGCTCAAAGCCAGTCTGATACGTTATGGACATTAGAGGAATGTATAGCATATGCAGTTCAAAACAATATAGATGTTCAGATATCCAGGCTTAATATTGCTGAGTCTGAGGCTTCTGTGAAAAATATCTGGTATGATAATCTTCCATCGCTAAGTATTGGTGGAAGTTATGGTTCACAATGGGGGCGTTCAATTGACCCGACTACTAACGAATTTACAACAGACCAGTTAAATACAGCGGGGGTAAGCGCAAATGCTCAATGGATAATCTATGCGGGCCTGCGCACTATGCGTAGTTATCAACAAAGCAAAACGAACCTACAGGTCAGTGAATATGATTATGAAAGAGCCAAAAATGAATTAAGTCTTAATGTGGCTAATTTATTTTTGAATGTGATTTTCAATAAAGAAATAGTAGAGTCTGCCGAAATTGTTCTGGAAAGTTCACAACAGCAGTATGAACGAACAAAAAGGATGGTTGAAGTAGGGTCTGTCGCCAAATCTGAAGAGCTCCAACTTGCTTCACAGGTGGCTACAAATGAATTGCAATTGATCCAGGCCCGAAATGATCTTCAATACAGTAAGTTATTATTGAAGCAGGCCTTGAGAATCGAAAGTGATGTGCCTTTTGATATTGTTGTTCCGGAACTGGATGCAGACAGATATCAAACAGCAATAGTGAATAAAAATGAGATCTACCAGGCTGCTGTTGATAGCCTTCCTGATCTTAGATCTGCTGAATTGTCTTTAGAATCAGCTGAATACGGTCTTAAAATTGCAAGAGGAGGACTTCATCCGACATTAAGCTTAAGTGCTAATTATGGTACTAACTTTTCAAGTAGCTTTCAGGATCAATTTCCGGAATTCGATTTTGGAAGACAGTTTGAAGAATTTAGAAATTATGCTGTAAGAGCGAGTATAAACATCCCGATATTTAGTAACTGGGATACCCGGTTTAATATTCAACGATCAAAAATAGCTAAAAACAGGGCTGAGTTAACTTATCAGAATGAACAATTAAGAATAAGACAGGAAATAGAGCAAGCATCGAATGATGTTGCGGCAGCACGATTAGCTTTTGATGCAGCAGAGAAGGCAAGAGCAGCTGCAGAGGAAGCATATAGAATGGCACAAAATCAGGCATCAGCGGGAGCAATCAATGCGGTAGACCTGGCAATAGCACAAAGCAATTATGTTCAGGCTCAAAATGACCTGACAAGAAATAAATACGACTACATTTTTAAACTCAAAGTCCTGGATTATTACCAGGGTAAAAGGATTGAACTTTAA
- the sdaAB gene encoding L-serine ammonia-lyase, iron-sulfur-dependent subunit beta, whose product MGERSSIFDMIGPVMIGPSSSHTAGVVRIGRAANRVLGGMPEEAEITFYNSFARTYEGHGSDRAILAGIMDFKTDDERIKKSLDIAKENGLKYKFKSVGNASIYHPNTVKLVLTRKSRTVEVIGESLGGGLINISKVNGFSANFSVNLHTLILTNNDQKGSIAFISNVLANDECNIATMSVSRKGRSDLACMVIEMDSPLNPISIEYIRHLKWVHEVVYIPNIDL is encoded by the coding sequence ATGGGAGAACGTAGTAGCATATTCGACATGATAGGACCTGTGATGATTGGTCCCAGCAGTTCACACACCGCAGGAGTAGTGCGAATAGGTCGTGCTGCAAATCGTGTTTTGGGAGGTATGCCCGAAGAGGCTGAAATAACATTTTATAATTCATTTGCCAGAACATACGAGGGACATGGAAGTGACAGAGCAATATTGGCAGGTATTATGGATTTTAAAACTGATGACGAACGAATTAAAAAGTCATTGGATATAGCCAAAGAAAACGGTTTGAAGTATAAGTTCAAATCAGTAGGCAATGCTTCTATCTATCATCCAAACACTGTAAAGCTTGTTTTGACAAGAAAGAGCAGAACAGTAGAAGTAATCGGAGAAAGTCTTGGGGGAGGCCTTATAAATATTTCTAAGGTTAACGGTTTTAGTGCGAATTTCAGTGTTAATCTCCATACACTTATACTTACAAATAACGATCAAAAAGGAAGCATAGCATTTATTTCGAATGTGCTTGCAAACGATGAATGTAACATTGCAACGATGTCGGTATCAAGGAAAGGCAGAAGTGACCTTGCCTGTATGGTGATCGAGATGGATTCACCTCTCAATCCGATATCGATTGAATATATAAGACACCTGAAATGGGTGCATGAAGTAGTTTATATACCAAATATCGACCTTTAA
- a CDS encoding OmpA family protein: protein MIFYSFSIVERGRSIIFGAIFILLTIFTSLDSQSQPLPYDRPIPEPNKNQTLGPGYYVVVGAFRQPENAVTMMTWLRRRLINYNYGYVPERDLFYIYAYQLEKEKHAKHLVKDVRERSYYDAWVYSHKSEEIPTSGIEYQQVEEYTNEYYSATSNNKEADEQEYEIPEGGTEISEEPEEEMSLEEKAEEGELFVRFITETKEGSEPVESTIYVYGDILGEDELMRVNSNQAIPFELYNFSQDEILTRVSTFGYKSVEKKIYPGNLNKTLAETEAEINEDTLYMKYDLERYTKGDVAIMYAVYFYSDAAIMKAPSKKQLNELIKLLNEEEDLEIQINGHTNGDSFGKIQTLKDDDNKFFGLTANNKSFLGTAKRLSEERAEIIKRYLVHNGIDPSRITTKGWGGDKPLYDEDSKDAINNMRVEIEVLKN, encoded by the coding sequence ATGATTTTTTACAGTTTTTCAATAGTGGAGCGAGGAAGAAGTATCATTTTTGGAGCAATATTTATACTGCTTACCATCTTTACCAGCTTAGACAGTCAGTCTCAGCCTTTACCTTATGACAGACCGATTCCTGAGCCTAATAAGAATCAAACTTTAGGGCCAGGGTATTATGTTGTTGTAGGAGCCTTCAGGCAACCTGAGAATGCCGTGACAATGATGACCTGGTTACGAAGACGGCTTATTAACTATAACTATGGATATGTTCCTGAGCGCGATCTTTTTTACATTTATGCATATCAACTGGAAAAAGAAAAACATGCAAAGCACCTTGTTAAGGATGTAAGAGAACGTTCATATTACGATGCCTGGGTCTATTCTCATAAATCTGAAGAGATACCGACAAGTGGAATTGAATATCAGCAGGTAGAGGAATACACAAATGAATATTATTCAGCAACGTCAAATAATAAGGAGGCTGATGAACAAGAGTATGAAATACCTGAGGGAGGAACAGAAATTTCCGAGGAACCTGAAGAAGAAATGTCCCTTGAGGAAAAAGCTGAAGAAGGTGAGTTATTTGTTCGGTTTATTACAGAAACGAAAGAAGGAAGCGAGCCGGTTGAAAGCACAATCTATGTTTATGGAGATATATTAGGTGAGGATGAGTTGATGAGAGTGAATTCTAATCAGGCAATTCCATTTGAGCTCTACAACTTTTCACAGGATGAAATTTTAACCAGGGTAAGTACCTTTGGATATAAATCTGTTGAAAAGAAAATTTATCCTGGTAACTTAAATAAGACTCTAGCAGAGACAGAGGCGGAGATCAACGAAGATACCTTGTATATGAAATATGATCTGGAAAGATATACTAAGGGTGATGTAGCTATAATGTATGCTGTATATTTTTACTCTGATGCGGCAATAATGAAAGCCCCTTCCAAAAAGCAATTAAATGAATTAATAAAATTGTTAAATGAAGAGGAGGACCTTGAGATTCAGATCAACGGTCATACAAATGGAGATTCATTTGGGAAAATTCAAACACTTAAGGATGATGATAATAAGTTTTTTGGTCTGACTGCGAATAATAAATCTTTCTTAGGTACAGCAAAACGATTGAGTGAAGAACGTGCCGAAATCATTAAGCGATACCTGGTTCATAATGGGATCGATCCATCAAGGATAACAACAAAAGGCTGGGGAGGTGATAAACCGTTGTATGACGAAGATTCCAAGGATGCTATAAATAACATGCGGGTTGAGATAGAAGTATTAAAAAATTAG
- a CDS encoding thymidylate synthase: MEQYHALMERILNEGVDKSDRTGTGTRSVFGHQMRFDLQEGFPVVTTKKLHLRSIIHELLWFLSGDTNIKYLKENGVRIWDEWADEDGDLGPVYGHQWRSWPTPNGGTVDQISQLVDMIKNNPDSRRLIVSAWNVSDIQNMALPPCHTMFQFYVADGKLSCQLYQRSADVFLGVPFNIASYALLTMMMAQVCDLVPHEFIHTFGDAHLYSNHFDQAKLQLSRDHRPLPKMKINPEVKNIFDFKYEDFKLVGYDPHPHIKAAVAV; this comes from the coding sequence ATGGAGCAGTATCATGCTTTGATGGAGCGAATTCTCAACGAAGGTGTAGATAAAAGTGACAGGACAGGAACTGGTACCAGATCGGTATTTGGTCATCAAATGAGATTTGATCTGCAGGAAGGTTTTCCTGTAGTAACTACAAAAAAGCTTCATTTAAGGTCGATAATTCATGAGCTGCTTTGGTTTTTAAGCGGGGATACAAATATCAAATATCTCAAAGAAAACGGTGTGAGGATATGGGACGAATGGGCAGATGAAGATGGTGACCTCGGCCCGGTTTATGGTCATCAATGGAGAAGCTGGCCAACTCCGAATGGTGGAACTGTTGATCAGATCAGTCAGTTGGTAGATATGATCAAAAATAATCCGGATTCCAGAAGGTTAATAGTTAGCGCTTGGAACGTAAGTGATATTCAAAATATGGCTTTACCTCCATGCCATACTATGTTCCAATTTTACGTTGCTGATGGTAAATTATCCTGCCAGTTATACCAGCGTAGTGCAGATGTTTTTCTAGGCGTACCTTTCAATATTGCTTCTTATGCCTTACTTACTATGATGATGGCCCAGGTATGTGATCTCGTACCGCATGAGTTTATTCATACATTTGGCGATGCGCATTTGTATTCCAATCATTTCGATCAGGCAAAACTCCAACTTTCGCGAGACCACCGTCCATTACCGAAAATGAAGATCAATCCGGAAGTAAAGAATATCTTTGACTTCAAGTATGAGGACTTTAAACTAGTGGGTTATGACCCGCATCCTCATATAAAAGCTGCTGTGGCCGTATAA